The DNA sequence aaaaattattttcctgggcgcctgggtggctcagtgggttaagccgctgccttcggctcaggtcatgatctcagggtcctgggatcaagtcccgcattgggctctctgctcagcagggagcctgcttccctcctctctttctgcctgcctcgctgcctctcgctgtgatctctctctgtcaaataaataaataaaatcttaaaaaaaattattttccttacaacagtattttttaaaagattttatttttttttaagattttatttatttgagagagagggagactgagagagcgagagagggtaagcagggagagcagcaggcagagggagagggagaagctgacaccCCCTGGCCTTCTagaagggagcctgacagggggctagatcccaggacctcaggactatgacctgagccaaaggcagatgctcaaccaactgtgccacccaggcaccccataaagattttatttttatctctacacccaacatggggctcgaacccacaaccccacgatcaaaagtcacacactccactgactgagccagccaggcaccccgcatTTTCCTTACAATAATCTTTGTGTGTGTCCTCTACTATCcaatcatttttttcaattatttattaagCCTCTACTACATACAGGGCTTTGCTTTTGGTCTGGGACATGAGCTGGCTTCAAGAATGACACATTTTCAAGGACAATAATAACTATATAAAGGACGGGAAAAACGCAATAGACTAAAGGCaatttctgtaattttctttcctgTGTAACTCATTTTTCCCGTTGGTTTAGAAATATTCTTGCTGAAATTTCTAATAGTACAAATGGAACACGGCAAATGGCCGAGCTGTTCTGTAAACTCTTAAGGATGAGAATCTCGAGTGCCACAGAAAGTGGACAATTTTGTCCCAGAGCAGAGATCTCCAGGCACCTACACTATTGTTATATTTCATTAGACTCTGAAATGACACGGTATCTTCAGAGCTCTTACACATACTGTTGTCGTtacattttatttgctcctttagTGCACCAGATGTGCCTTTTACTATAAAACCCAAGGGTACCTGGCACATTGTGGGCACCCGGGAAACGTGGACAaatgagacaggcagagagcacTTTTTTGAGAAATGTTATGCCAAACACTACTCCGTGTAAGCTTACAAAATACTGAGGTCAAGGCAGCACCAAGGTAGCAGCCCTCCCAAAGTCCcctggaatgaaatgaaattgaatttatttCGCCACCACATCAAGAGTCTGTGCAATTTTGTACAGAAGAATCTTTCTGCTAAGGAAAAATATGGGGTATCATCAACTACTAGGAGACTGATGTCTGTAGGATCAGTGTTACCAGACTTGGCCTCATGTATGTACACGTCATACATGCTGTTCTGGGACTCAGTTTAATAGTGCAGCAATTGTGACAATGACAGAGATGATCACTGCCCAGATCTGGGCCTTTACCTAGCAGGATGCTAGGCATCACTTAGTTTACTCCTCACAGCATGCTAAGGGGTGGGGATGAGGAGGTCCACTCACACATGAGGAAGCTCAAGTCACCAGCCCCAGATCACACAGCCAATCGCGGCAGGCCTGGGGCTCCAGCCCTACACAGTGCGCACTGGGTGCACGGTAACTGATGCTCATTTGAGGAGCATTTTTTTCCAAGGGGGCCGTCCCTATCCCTCAGCATCCGGGAGCTGTTGAATCCCATGGGTGCTCTGAACTCAGAAAGTCATCTAGCTAAGGGCTTCAGCGGCCCAGCAAGACCCCCGACCCCACCAGCCTGCCCAACCACGCGGGGCTGCACATCTTACCTTTTCTCGGCCCATTCTATGATTGGGTCCCACTCATTCTTCTGTAGTTCAACTAATGTCGCTGGTTCTTCCACCCTGTAGCTAATTCATTGCAAAAATCACCTTCATTAATAAAATAGTATAATTCCTTCATTCAGtgacagaaaatggaaaaatggaaaaacctAAAAggcaagagcaaaaaaaaaaactacctcaACCCCCCTGCCCTTTACAAGTCCTTTTCTAAAGCAGCAGTTCTCAGAGGGTAGCCTCGGAGCCAGCGGCAGAGCATCccctgggaacttgctagaaagaCCAGGTCCCGGGTCGCACCCCACCCGTACGGAAAGCGGAACCTCTGGGGGTGGAGACCAGCCACCTGTGCTTCACCACGTCGTCCAGGGGATTCTACCGCAGGCCTGAGTGTGAGAGCCACTGTTCTAAATGTCCCGCTATGTCCAGGCCAAGGCTTGTGGCCCTAGGTCAATGCCATTCTAAATACTAATACTGCACCCCCAGATGCACACCCACCTGATCCAGGGTGCTGTGCCAGCTCAGTCACTGAACCCCACCTCCCCTAACCCTTCCGAGGGACTGTGTGCCTTGGCCACAAACTGCCTGTGCGCACCGTGTGAGCCCATGCGGCTCCCGATGAAGCTGCCGGAGCGGAGCCTCACACCACCTCGTGCCAGGCTATGCCACTTGTTTTGACCAAGAGACTCagaagtgggagtcagctgcggGGAGCTGCATGTAAGGCCTCAGGGGATGGCAAGACAAGTAGGCATTGTGGAAAGCCGCAGTGTGGTGGTGCaacaggaaggagagagatcatgagtatgCAGGAAAATgggcagctggaggaggggggCGTGAGGCAGCTCAGGATTCTAGAACATCTGGGCCACAAACTCAGGCTGCTCGACCACTTCTTGAACTTCCCCTCACCACCACTGACCAGTTAGCTAAAGAACCTAgacacgaggggagaattcagaagtggaagaagccagctcCTGATCACCCACTGACCATCCCCGTGTCCAAGCGGACAAGTGAGGACAAGGATGCCTCCGTGAGGATGGGCGGAAGTCCAGGACTGGAGGTCCCTGCTGGGGGCTGGCAAATGATCCCCTTGGTCCTGGAATCTGCAAGAGCTGCATATGCTACCAGCGAACCCTGGCCCAGACCCAGGGACAGCTGCCAGGGTGCAGGAGAGGAGCGCCTGGTGCTCTGACCAGGTGACAGCCTGAGGAGGAGCCGCGGGGCAGCTAAGTGGTGATGTCAGGCAGACCGCCTCCCTACCCTGGGAGATAAAGGAAAAgggtctgcctctccttcttctgatAACCGTCTGGGCAAATGAGGCAAGTGGCGCAGGGGACCAGCTCAATCCCAGGGGAATGCCCGTCTAAATGTCAATTACCAGAGAGTGTCGGTGTCCAGAAACTTCACAGCTGCACGGATCAGCTGGTCCTTGTTCCGCTGGGTAGGGTTGTCTAAAGATGTGTTGCACAGTGTGGTCTGAAGCAAGAGGCCAGAAGCCCTGTCACCACCACTGAGGCCCAGGCAAAGGCACCGCGCTCCAGATGGATACTGCCTCCGACCCACGGCAACACGGAGAACCCAGACAGCGCCACAACGGGAGTGACGGAGCCCAACGGAAGCCCTCGACCCCCAGTATCTCCACAACCTGAGCTGTAGCCCATCTACGGAGCGCCTGTGACAGCTCGGCTCCCTTCCAAACACGATGACAGCCCGTGGACCCAGGGGAGTCTCACAGTCACCCAGGAGTAACGAGCCTCCCCCAGGTCTCGTGCTCTCCACTCCCAGGCTCTGCTGTATTTCACTGAACCCTTGAGACACCCTTTGGAGGAGGTACTGTTGTTGTACTGAAGTCGAAGGAAGTCAGCGGAACAAATGAGCTAAACCAGAAGCAGGGTGACTTTCCCAGCAAGGCGCTTCGGTACTAAGACAATTAGTTTATGGCCATGTCATCCGCATTTCCTCAGACACCTGACAGAGCAGGCCAGCCCCACGGCTGGCTCTGAAGATGCCGAGGACGCCTGCCTGGGTCTGAATGTCAAGGCTGAGCATGGGAATGACCAGGACGACAGCACTGCTCCCAGGGTTGACTGAGTGCTCACTCTATGCCAGGAACCAAGCCAAAGGCTTCCCAGTGTCACACCATCCGTCCTGACCAATGTGCTCACTTTTCACAGATGGGGATCGCGGGGCTGAGAAGGCGCAGTAGCTCACCCAAGGTGGCGGTCTAGAAGCCGCAGAGCCCCAACCCGAAGAGTTTAGCCAGCTCCTGCTCCAGCCTGCCCACACCCACCCATGTGTGTATGGACGGCTCGCTCCAAGAGGAGCTGTCTCATCTCAGCCCCTGGCCCTAGGCGTTCCTGTGCTCAACCGATACTGAGTGCCACTGAGCCTCAAGCGAGGGGCTGGCTATATGCTAGTGAGACAGACGTGGCCCTGCCCTTCTGGGCTCACAAGGCAGCAGAAGAGACAGGCTGAGTGTGCAAACGTCAAATGGACAATTATCAACTGCGTATGTGctgacaaaagaaatgaacaggtgGCGTGACAGCAAATAAGAGAGCTGGGCAGCCAGGGAAGGTGACACCTGTCCTGAGACCAGAGGAGGAACCAGCCACCCAGGACAGTGTTCTGAGCAGGGGAACCTCAGGGGGTCGGGCAGGGAACGGTCAGCATGTCCAAGGAGGGGAGTATGACAGGGGTTCATCCCTGAGGCCCTTATCCAAATTTGGAAAGGAGTCTTGATTTTTGCCAGGTACCCTAGGAAGCCAGCCGTGGGCATCGGAGTAGAGGTTCAGGAACTTGTTACCAGGTGCATGGTGTAGAACTTGATGGTGTCCTGCTGGGAGTCCCATTCAGTGGCCACCGCGATGGCCAGGGCCTCGCTGGGGACAGTAAAGAGCTTGGCTTGGGGAGTTTTCAGCTTCCTGTGGTCCAGGTTTATCTCAAAGCCACCTTGAAAGATCAAATGAAAACCTCTCAGGGATTGTTAAGTGGAATCGAGTGACCACTGCTATATTTAGCTACTTGAATCGGTGCGGACAAAGATACCGTGAGTCCCTTCACGGAGGGCTTACAGAAACCTACCCAACAAAAGCACGCAGGGTAATCTCACTGCTGAAACCAGCTAGATGAAAAATGTCGCTacccattcacacacacacacacacacacacacaaagaaaaaagaaaaagaggcagtcaAAATTTCACTCACCTTCACCCTGTGTGATGCTGACATTCTGATAAAACCTCTTCCTTTCTGTAAAAGAGATTTTCCAAAAAGGCAATTTAAAATAACATCGAGACAGCTCAGGAAGTGACAAGACCAGCTTGTGTCATTACTGCTAATGCTGATTGATTGGCTTGATTTTCATATCACTATTCAAGGTCTGCCCTACTCTACACAGCATAATCAACGGCTCCTGATTaaagctggggggaggagggcattTACTCTCCAGGGATGAGGGAGGGACAGGACGCACTAGTCGGGTCCCtcctggcccctgagcccagggACAGTCTGATCGCAAAGCATCTCGAAGCCGCAGACTATCTGACATGACAGATTTTTCTAGCACCTTCCGCTTTAATTTCTAGGCAGGCTCTCCCCGCCACACACTACCCCCACCAGCACAGCCCCCATGCCAGAACAATGTGCCCCAGTCCAAAGATGGTGTCTGAGTCCGATAAAGCCAGAGACCTATTCTGAGGAAGAGTATGATGCCTCTGAGACAGGCACGAGAGGAAAGCCAGTGTggacatgtgtgtgcacgtgggtGGCACACAGGAAGTGGGGAGAGATCCCAGGAGCATCTCTCATCCTCTCTACCCAATTAATTAACCTAATTAACCAGCATGCCTGTGTATTCAATAGAAGCTCCAAACATTTCCTTTAAGAAAGGGGGAAATACACAGCCTGTGAGATCTGAAAATACCTTGAATATAACCTTCTACGAAAATGTAAACAAATCTCTCCTCTTCTACTTGGAGGGCTTAAAACTAAGCGTGCCTCCTAAGGAAATTACGCAGACTCCTCTTACTAATAAAGAACAACTAGGTCACATTTTGGAAGCTAAAAACTATAACCTGGCTGTGACATTTGCAGTCAACACAAAACCTTGCCTCACTCACTTGTTCGTTCTGTCACAAAATCACTGGGTACCAAGAGCCATTGGGTCCTTGATTAAAGTCACTTGCTGGAAATACTGATGtagcatggggagggggaggagattCACTCGTTTTTaatgctttgggggaaaaaaacaaacccaaaaacccaaagaacaaaaaccatgcTGAAGTGAAAACATGGTGTTTTTTCCGTTTTCCCCAGCACATCAGTTTTTTCATCAGTCTCGTGCTTGATCATTGATACTTCCCCCAAAGAGGGCCCCATATTGCATTTCCACAGCTGTGCTTTACTCAACAAAGGCCCCGACTGTTTTCCAGCAAAAAAAATTGCATGTCTACCACATGccaggtattattctaagtataTGGAATCTGTCAATAAAAACGTTAAAAATCACTATCTTTATGTAAAtgctcagaaggaaaaaaaaaagtgataggatCTGGCCCCCAAGATGATACTGTATTATTATAACATGACTTGCCACCTTTATATGAAATCGTCATAGTGATTCTCTCCCGAGTTTGACACCGAAACGGAAAGTTCACAACATCATGGTGTTTCCGAATGCACCAAGTTCATGCCCCAAGCTCACGTGCCACCGGGTCACATTCAGATAGTGGATGAGACACAAATCTGGAGGCCTCTTTGCGTAGGCTTGGAAGCctggactgaggcacccagaccaCATCCAGTATGTTCTCCAGTGCCCTAGCTAGGCAATGTGTCCAGAGCCAGACCAGGCAGGAAGCCGGAAGAGCTGTGGAAGCTGACTCATCACCGCTGGGGGAAGGATCTGGCCCCATTGGCAGGAAGTGCCAGTGGAGAGCATTCTAACATATGGCTGGACACAGCCCTGGGAGATGGGCCCAAGAGACTCGGATTCCGGGCAGAAACTAATAGCACGGGCAGAACCTAAAACAGCTGGGATACTGAGGTGTCCCACGagggaagtcttttttttccctctgctttgcATGTCAGCCCTTGGTTCCTCTGTCCTGGCCAGGTCCCCCTATATGCCTGattaagagggaaaaaacagaAGGGAGTGCGAAGGAAAGAAGGGCCAGGATGGGTCAATCAAAATTGCTCCAAACAGGAGTATACCCTGTGAAAAGAGAGGATAGCCCCAGGCAAAAGGGCCACAAAGGCTGTAGGGCCTCTGAAGAGGGCAGGCACCCCATGGGGCCTGTTTCAGACAGGTGCTCTGCTGAATGCAGTGGATACGTGGAGGTGCAAACTCTGGCCTTGGAACAAACTTCAGTGAGTACTGATCCTGTTCCAGAAGTGGGGTAAGTCCTGGGGATTGGAACCAAAGCTCGTCCCTGCCCTCAAGGCACTTCCGGTCTACTGGGAAGCAAACGCTAAACCAGGCAAACAATAAAGTCACTGACGGCCAAAGTCCTGAGGATCACTGCAAACACACAGCAGGCAGGAAAGCCTGATCTCACCATGGGCTAAAGGAAGACCTCCAAGCGCTCAGATTTCATCTGAGaccagatggagaggcaggagtTAGCCAGTCTGCCTGGATGGATTTGTTTCTTGGGAGGGATGCGTGTGTGGAAGGCATTTCTAGCAGAAGAAACAGCTTTCACAAAGGTCCTTAGCCTCACGAGAGCACGAGAGTTTGGAGAACTAAAAGCACCGTCGGGAGGACAAGACTGTAGTTACCTGGCAgaagatgggtagagatgcccagggaggggggtgggggccaaatctgggggaggggctgggtagGTCACAGTATGGGACTCACGTTAGGGACGCAGAGAGGCAAACAAGGCCAGGATCTGGAAGCAGTCAAGTAAGGGACTCGCAGTCAAATTAGGGACTCACAGAGGCAAACAAGGCCAGGATCTGGAAAATTCATTTGGTGGAATCCATGGCTCCCAACAACGTTCTTCACCTGGGCCCTCAAAGGCCTTGGGTCATGTAAGATAAATCATGAGACCAGGAACCTTGAAACACCCATGTTCTCAGTGAACACGGGATGAGCTGACAGCAACAGGAACCTcatcttttaaaagatgaaatcaaCAGACTAGCCTTGTGGGCTCACACAGAACTCAGGTCTATTCTCAGTATGAATCAGTCCATTTATAGAACATCTGTTTCAGTGGCAAAAACACACTCGGTGCCTTTTAGGTGTGGACTACGAAGATACGAAGAAACAcgtacatgaaaaagtgctgaaTGTTAAAAGCTGGCCCCAAGAAAACAGGCTATttaagcagagaagcagaaaacaaCTCAAAAAACCTGGTCCTCCTCTTGTCCCAGGCTTCACAGACCAGCAAGTGATCTTTGTGCCAGCCTCAATTTTTGCCTGGCCTTTGCTTTGGAAAGACTGAAAGCCTTAGAACTACGACTCCCACAGTGCACCAAGAACAGAGGAAGTGCCCTCTCCAAACAGTCTCAAcacctttatctttttaaacagtGCCATCTGGTGGGCCTTAAGTCTTAAAGCTACATTTGACTTAGGGCATCCCTCCCATCCATAATCCTAGGGCGGCTCCAACTGTTTTCAAGGATCAAAATTCTTCAGAACAACTATTTAAGAACTCTCACAATCCAACGGTAAGAAGACACCCAATTAAAAACTGTTTAAGGAATCTGAACAgagattttttcaaagaaaatatataaaataagcacatgaaaagatgcgcTGGACGTCATAATCATcagggaaaccaaaacaaaaccagaagaaactTCACACCCACTGTGATGgctgtaataaaataatatgaaaaaaccCAGATAActagtgctggcaaggatgtggacaaaTTGGGACcttcatacactgctggtagaaatgcaaactggaAGAGCATGCCAGCTAAACCCTGGGAAAGTGtggcagttcctcagaaagtcAGTTACCAAGTGACCAGCAATTATGGATctatgagaaatgaaaacatatgcaacccaaaacaccacaaaaaaaaaaaaaaaccatatgcccacataaaaacttgtacacaaatgtttatggcagcattcagaatagccaaaagaggggcgcctgggtgctcagtgggttaaagcctctgccttcggcttgggccatgatcccagggtcctggaatcaagccccgcatcaggccctctgctcagcagggagcctggttccccgtgcccccgcctgcctctctgcctacttgtgatctctgtctgtcaaataaacaaacaaaatcttaaaaaaaaaaaaagaatagccaaaAAAGGGAATcaatccaaatgttcatcagtggatgaatggataaataagatgtcaTATGGCGATACGATGGCATATCACTCAGCTATGAAAAACAATGGAGTACTGATACACACTACGATTGGATAAACCTCATCAAAATCATTGTAAGAAAGCCAGCCAGAAAGGACCAATTCCATTTATGAAACGTCCAAACTAGGGAAATCTATagagaaagaatgtaaaatagtggtTGTCCAGGGCCTGCAGGGAGGAACGATGATAGCTAAAGGGTACAGGGGTGCTTTTGGGGTGATAAAAGTGTTCTAGAATTGTGGTGACAgttgtacaactctgtgaatatactaaaaaccactgaattatatgTTTTAAATGAGTAAGCTATAAGTGAACTGAATCTCAATGAAGCTGTTAAAAAACTATTTGGGGCAAATGCATCTGCCACAGCAATTAATATAAATGAGCTAAATGGCTAAACACGGTTTTTTTCCCAAGTTGCTCTACCCATCCTGAGGAGGGATTGGCCAACTTTTTCCATGAAGAgccagagtaaatattttaggcttggcaggccataacataacataacataacattaCTGGGCAACTACTATACTTAGTAGTTAAAGTAGCCTGAGATGACATGAaaatgaatgggcatggctgtgttccaataaaactttatttgaaaaACCCCTCCAAACATCTGGGGGGTTTGCCACCCTACAGAATCCCCCTCAACCCAACACAATCACTCTATGAAGACAGGCCAAGTAATGCCTCTGAGGCAGTAGAGACTCTAAGAAGCCAAATGACTTGTCCAGGTGACAATGTGAAAACAGAGACAAGACTTCCAGCCTTGGCTTCACTGGATGTTACACTCAGCCAGACATACAGCCTCTCCAAACACCTTCTCCTCTAAACCAGCTGATGGATCTCTGACAACTGGTACAGAGCTGGACCACCACATACCCTCCAACAGGCCTCCTTGCTGCAAAATCTCCTCTAACACCCCAGCAACCCTTTCCCAAACCCCTCCTCTTCTGACAACTTTCACTGGCATGGCCATTTCTAAGAAGCCAAGTTCAAGCTGCCTGCCAGAGTCTTCATGGAGAAGGCCCCCACTTGGGTTTAATATTCCACCATTCCCAAGACTCACAGAATCTCAGTGGTAGTGTCTTTGCAGTGCATTCACAGGCCTGGTTTCATGTACCTCTCTCCCACTGGGCTTCATTcttatttcctcttctctttcatgtTTAACTACCTTCCACGTGCCAGCTACTTCCAAGAGCCTAAAGTAGTAAAGTCTGCAGTAGAAAGGAAACAGAGATGGTAGATCACATGCCATAGTAACAGGAAATGGCACCACTGATCCAAATGAATGTTCTGCCTATGCCAATTTCAGTGAACTTTGCACATGTCCCCTTTGGCCGTGTTGTACCTTCTCAGGATGTTGTAAAGGAAACTCATTTTCCTTTATGCATTCACACAGATACTCTCTGATCCAAACATCTGGGGGATTTGCCACCCAACAGCTGGTGTCCTACAATTCAGTGAAGTTCTGACACTATCtgcctggagatagcatcagatgccacaagttaagggctcagtcccacaaaactgCATTTCCTGCTCCCTTCAGATGCCAACCACAAGCCCAGGTGGTCTCCTATGCTTCCGACTGCTGGCTATAAATCAGAAGCTCCCAGGACCCCTCCTCAGGTTTGATGAATTTGCCAGAACAGCTCAGAGAACTCAGATAAATATTTAACTTACTAGATTACCAGCtcattataaaaggatataactcaggatcAACTGCATGAAGAGATGTGCAGGGCAAGATATAGGGGAAAGGGTGTGGAGCTTCCGTGCCTTTCTCTGAGAGAAGTAGCAAGCTTTGAGAAAAGGATGCTACTCTTCCAGCATCTCCAACTGTCCGCCACCCctgaagctctctgaaccccgaAGTtcagggatttttatggaggttttattatataggcatgattgattaaatcacagGCCACTAGCAATCAAGTCAATCtctccagcccttctcccctcctcagaGGTCAGGGGGTAGGCCTAAAAGTACCAAACCTCTCATCTTgtggttggttcccctggcaaccaggcCCAATCcttaggtgctttccaaaagCCACCTCATTTACATAACCTCAGGTGTGGTTAAAAGAGGCTTATGAATAAGATACTGCTTTCAACTTTATATCTCTGGAGCAATTTTAGGACAAAAGaccaaatattataataaaaacctCTTCCATCGCTCTTATTGCTTAGTAAATTACAAGGGTTTTAAGAGATGTGTGCcaggagacgcctgggtggctcagtcagttaagctgctgcctttgactcaggtcacgatcccagggtcctgtgatcaagtcccacatctggctccttgctcagcagggtgcctgcttctctcagCCTCGGCCTGccagtctgcctgcttgtgcgcgcgctctctctgacaaataaataaataaataaaatctttaaaaaggggcgcctgggaggctcagtcagttaaacggctgccttcctgctccgtcatgatcccggggtcctgggatcgagccccgcattaggctctctgctcggtggggagcctgcttccccctccctcactctgcctctctgctacttgtgatatttgtctctgtcaaataaataaataaaatctttaaaaaaaaaaaaaaagagagagagatgtgtgcCAGGAGCTGAAGGGAGACCAAAAGagacagttgacccttgaacaatgttgGTTGGAACTGGACATGTCCACTTAAACCTGGATTTTTTACAGTAcagtaaatgttattttctcttcctcctgatctcttccttatgatttatTCTAATTTTCTAAATAAGATCTTCTTGTatctagcttactttaagaatataaataaatagtaattatatatattatacgtataatgcatataataatatattatataataatacatatattattataaataataaaacatctaacatacaaaatgtgtgttaCTCGAATGCTATCCGTAATgcttctggtcaacagcaggttattagtaattaagttctgggggagtcaaaagttgtaTGTGATTTTTCAATGGGGGGGGTTGTAGAGGTATTCCTAACCCTTATGTTGTTTGAAGAGTCAACtgtatatttcttcttctttttttttttttaagattttatttgtttatttgacagacagagatcacaagtcagcagagaggcaggcagagagagagagaggaggaagcaggctcccagctaagcagagagcctgatgcggggctcgatcccaggaccctgagatcatgacctgagctgaaggcagaggctttaacccactgagccactcaggcgctgtATATTTCTTCTTATAACTCACAGTGTCACAAgtgcccttccttctccctctttacTGGCTCTTCATGGCCCACTTTCATGCCCTTCGACTTGGATCGCCACAGGGAAAATGTCAGCTCCTTGCTGCATCCAGCTCTCTCCCCCATGTATATAAGATTATGAAACTTAACAGGACCCTCATAGGCAACCTGGTCCTTCAACCCAcagaggaaaatgaggctcaaagGAAGCAGTCCAGTGCCCAAGATCACGCTGTACCTCCAGGCAGCATTAGACCCCAGGTCTGTACTTCTGTCACAATGTCAAACTGTCTGTAGAGTTCTAGATTTCCTGAAGTAAATAATGTCACAGCAAGGTCTCTCACACCCTGCTGTCACCTCTGAACTTGTTCTGTCCACCTCacactcttcctcctcttctccactGAACTCTAACTTATCTATCAAGACTCAGCTGAGGgcaggctgggtggctcagtcactgagcgtctgccttcggctcaggtcacgatcccagagtcctgagatcaggtcctacatcgggctccctgctcagtggggagcctgcttctccctcttgcacacgccctgcttgtattccctctcttgctatgtctctgtcaaataaataaataaggggcgcctgggtggctcagtgggttgagccgctgccttcagcttgggtcgtggtcccagggtcctg is a window from the Neovison vison isolate M4711 chromosome 5, ASM_NN_V1, whole genome shotgun sequence genome containing:
- the ATPAF2 gene encoding ATP synthase mitochondrial F1 complex assembly factor 2 isoform X2, which gives rise to MTISYKERKRFYQNVSITQGEGGFEINLDHRKLKTPQAKLFTVPSEALAIAVATEWDSQQDTIKFYTMHLTTLCNTSLDNPTQRNKDQLIRAAVKFLDTDTLCYRVEEPATLVELQKNEWDPIIEWAEKRYDVEINSSTNIMGPSIPARTREVLISHLASYNMWALQGIEFVVTQLKSLVLTLALMDLRLTVEQAVLLSRLEEEYQIQKWGNIEWAHDYELQELRARTAAGTLFVHLCSESTTVKHKLLQQ